The following nucleotide sequence is from Deinococcus proteolyticus MRP.
GGCGGAAAATGACTTCCCCGAGCCGTTTATCCCAGAGCGGATGCCTGCCCTGCGCGTCATTCCTGCCCATCAGCAGCTGCGTTCACTGGACAACATCCTGATGACGGATGACAGCCTCCTTATCGGCCTACGGGACGCCCTGCACCGCCTAGAGGCGGATTACGACTACATACTGATTGACACACCACCCAGCAACGGTGGTCTGACACGTGCCGCCCTGGTCGCCTCGGACGCTGCGGTCATTCCAATGCCTACCCATATCAAGTCGGTAGAAAATATTGAGAATGTGACGCAGGTGCTGGCGCAGTGTCGGCGCCTCAATCCCTCGCTGCAGATCGCTTCTTTTATTCCAACCGTCTACAACAAGCAGCGTACGCAGGACCGCGAGATCTACGAGATGGTGGCCCAGCAGCTGAGCGACCTAGCTCCCATATCGCCACCCGTCACAGAGCGCCCCGCCATTTTCCGGGACGTGCTCCCTGCGCGCGGGGCTGTGGCCCTGGACCAACCGGGTAACCCGGCCACCCAGGAGCTGAACGCTGTTCTGGACCATCTGCTGGAGGTCATCTGATGGCAAAAAAGGTCAGTGCTGCTTCCCGCATCAATCTAGGAAAAGCTGTAGAAAACTACCGGCGCGAAGGTGTAGATCAAGTTGAACTGGACCAAATCGTGGTGATTCCAGGCCACAATCCACGGGGATATGCGACCGGTGACTCAGCCTTTGAGGGGCCGGCGTTCGAGGCACTTGTACAGAGTATCCAGTCCTTCGGAGACGTATTCCAACCGATTGTGCTGCGGCGGAAATCCTCCAGCAACCTCTATGAACTGATTGCCGGTGAACGGCGTTGGCGAGCCGCCAAAGCTGCCGGTCTGACCCACATCAGTGCCCTGGTACATGAGTTGGATGACGACCAGATTGTGCGTATAGCGCGCGAAGAGAATGAGCTGCGCGAGTCGGTCAGCGGCATTGATCTCCTGTTCGCCTCTTTGGATCAGCTGGCCAACCGTCTGGAGGTGCCGGTACGGGAGTTACGCAGCGTTCTGATTCGTGCCCGCGATACAGGCCCTGACTTTGCAGAGGGGTCACCAGAGGGGCGGGTTGGACAGTGGATTAAGGCCCTGGGCCTTCCTAGCTTGGCCACTCTGGTCCGTTCATCGCGCTTGCTGGAACTGACACCTGACGAGCGCCAGGCCATGCGAGAAGGGCTCAGTCAACAAGCAGCTCTGGCCCTTTTGGATCTGGAAGACCATCCCAAAAGGGGAGAGCTTTTACGGCAAGCCTTGGCGGAAGGGTGGAGTGCCCAGCAGCTGCGCGAAAGGATCGTTCAGTTGCAAGGGAAGGAAATCTCGGGCGTTCAGCAACTCGCCCGCGATGTACGCCAGCAGCTTAAGCCGCGTCAGTTGGCCCGCCTGCCCATCCGGAAGCAGCAACGGGTAGAACGGCTTCTGGAAGAGTTGCATAAGATTCTGAATGAATCCAGCTGAGAGGCAGGCCCCTGTAAACGTTATTAAGGGGCCTGCAAACCCTTGCCCCAGCCCCAAGGCCACAATTCCTCCTGCAAGGCCTTTAGGACACCTTACAGGAGCCGCAAGAAGCATCCGTCGTCTAATCGCCGTACGCCTCTCGAATCTCATGGGCAAAATCTCCCAGACGGAGCTCAGAGGCCGCCCGGATAACGGTGCGGTAAATTTCGTATGGCTCAACCTCTCCTTCGTGCATCGATTTGAGAAGCGCCTTGAGAGACTTTTCCGATACTTCGCGGCCGATAAACATTCGAACCTGATTCAGGGCCCGAGCGGCCTGTTCGGATTTATCAAGGCCTAGAAATTCTTTTTCAAGCTGGCGATTAAGCTGGGCTTCTTCTGCTTCTATCCTTTTAGCAATACTAGCAGCTTGAAGAGAAGCTTCAGCCCGCTTGGGCTCCGCCTGATACCCCTCAGGATCAGCGTACTTGCCCGAAATATCCCTGATAACGTCTACAAGTAGGGCGCTTTTTTTACGAGCCTGGTAACCACTCTTGATCATGGCTTCGAATTTCTCAAGTTTCTGAGTTACCAGTGCTTCTCCATACTCAGAAACCAGTTTGCGTGCGACAGTAGGAGCTACACCATAGCGCCGCAAGGCATCTGTTACTGGAGCATCCGGAACAACTTCAATCACCGGCTCAGGTGCGGGAGTGCTGGTGGGAAGATCGCCAAATCTATAAATGATGACAGTCTCGCCCCTGGCACCTTCATAATCTACGGAAGAAAGATAGCCACGCTCAAGAAGTTCTTTGTGGGCACTTTCAAGATTTCGCTTAATGCGCGCCGGCACAGTTTCACGTAATTTGCATTCCCTAGCCCATTGCTGAAGATTAATACGAAATTCCGCAGCAGCCTGCATTTCAGCTCCAGGTTGATAGCGATGGGCATCCAATACTCTGTAAAGGCTGCGGGTGAGAGAGCGTTTTAAACTTAGAACAAAGCTCATATCTAAAGGCTTTAGATATTTCTCCCTAATACTTTCAACCACAGGGCGTGCCAATTGAATCTTAAGCGTTGTTCCACTGCCAAAACCTAGCCCGTCTTGTGTTTCCGCAGTAATGCGCTCGATGATATTGAACTTAACTGTGGTCCAACGTTGCCTCTTATGGTCACGCCAGGATTCGCTGGCAGTGTAAGTAGCGGCTTTCAAACGGTCCAAACTCTCCTGAAGAGATTGATAATATTGTCCAGAATCAGGGAAACCAGCTCTCTGTAGAAGCTGATAAGCCGTAGTATGGACAATTCCGGATTCTGGAGCGCCCTGCTCGAGGTACATCACATTCAGGATGGTCGCAAAATCTCCGTCTAGACCATGAGGAACTCCACCATACTCGCCCGGCGAAATACAGGTCAGCCGCGCTGGTCGCTCATCCACCATGAATTCGATATCCCAGCGAGTGTAGTCATCAGGAATACGTTCCTGGACACAAATCAGACCTAGCCGGGCGGAATTGGCTTCATCGAAACGGTCCAACTGTGCGGGTGGAGTGGGCGGAACGGCTTTGAGTTTGCCAGAGCGTGACAAGTGTATTCCCCTTTGCCGCACTATACCCAAGACCTGGCCAGAGTATGACCCGGCCCAAGTCATGACCCAGTGAGCAGGGCGAAGCATCTGATGATGTTCTTTGATGTATTTGATCTTTTAAAAGATATATGATGATCATCATCAAGGGCTGCAGGGCAACTTGCGTGCTGGACGACAAAATTTGAGTGAACATGCCGAGTAAATCGGGTGGAATTACAAAAAACATGCCGAGTAAATCGGGTGAACATGCCGAGTAAATCGGGTGGAATTACAAAAACATGCCGAGTAAATCGGGTGAACATGCCGAGTAAATCGGGCGTTGGCCTGTGGATAACTCAGTCGAACATGCCGAGTAAATCGGGTGAACATGCCGAGTAAATCGGGTCAGATAGGGCTTCCACTACCGATTTACTCGGCATGTCGGTTGCAAACATGCCGAGTAAATCGGGTGAACATGCCGAGTAAATCGGGTCAGATAGGGCTTCCACTACCGATTTACTCGGCATGTCGTTTCTGCCTCCCAATACCTGGCGTATCTAAAAATTTTCAATGTCTCGGTGGGATTTTTTCTGTCTCCATGTTCTGAGGTTGAGGAGTAATTCTCCAACCGCTCTTCCCAGAACATGCCGAGTAAATCGGTAGCGGGGTTCGCTCTTCTGAATTCCGAACTTGAGGGTTCCGGCTCGGCTCTGCAGAGGGACAGCGGGTACACTATTGGCACCGTGAATCACGAAGTGCCTGTATTCGAGCTCGGCCCACAGGGCGAGGTCATGGCCCACGCCGTTGAGGCGTGCGTACACTGTGGCTTTTGCCTTCCGGCCTGTCCCACCTACGCACTGCTGGGCGACGAAATGGACAGTCCACGTGGCCGCATTGTCCTGATGAAGGAAGTGCTGGAAGGGGATCTGGAGCTGGCTGACGCTGCTCCCCATCTGGACCGCTGCCTAGGTTGTCAGGGCTGTGTCACGGCCTGTCCCAGCGGGGTGCCTTACGGTGAGCTGATCACCAGTTTCAGAGGGTGGAGCGAGCCGCAGCGCCAGCGCCCCGTGCTTGAGGAAGCTCGCCGGGCGGTGGTTCTCCGGGTGCTGCCTTCGCCTCAGGTCTTTCATGCCGCTGCCACTCTGGGGCAGTACGTCAAGCCGCTCTCACCACTGCTGCCAGCCCCGCTGAAACCTGCCCTGGACCTGCTGCCAGACCGGTTACTCCAGCGCACCCAGTGGCGCCCCCTCTACCCGGCGCAGGGACAGAAGCGCGGCCGGGTCGCCCTGCTGGCTGGCTGCGCCCAGCAAACTCTGGCGCCCAACTTTAATGAGGCGACCATCCGGGTACTGACCCTTAATGGCTTTGAGGTGGCGGTGCCGGCTGGACAGGGATGCTGCGGCGCGGCGGCGCTCCATACCGGAGAGCGTGGGCTGGCGCTGCAGCAGGTCAGGCGCAATCTGCAAGCTTTCGGAGGGGGAGAATACATGGCCATCATCAGTAACGCAGCTGGCTGTGGCGCCGGGCTCAAAGAGTATCC
It contains:
- a CDS encoding ParA family protein; protein product: MKILSFWNEAGGATKTTMVAELGYLLSTRQNEAGSANRVLLIDLDPQRSLTRRMGLLDDPSSKAHRLGATLNIILQEAENDFPEPFIPERMPALRVIPAHQQLRSLDNILMTDDSLLIGLRDALHRLEADYDYILIDTPPSNGGLTRAALVASDAAVIPMPTHIKSVENIENVTQVLAQCRRLNPSLQIASFIPTVYNKQRTQDREIYEMVAQQLSDLAPISPPVTERPAIFRDVLPARGAVALDQPGNPATQELNAVLDHLLEVI
- a CDS encoding ParB/RepB/Spo0J family partition protein, with the translated sequence MAKKVSAASRINLGKAVENYRREGVDQVELDQIVVIPGHNPRGYATGDSAFEGPAFEALVQSIQSFGDVFQPIVLRRKSSSNLYELIAGERRWRAAKAAGLTHISALVHELDDDQIVRIAREENELRESVSGIDLLFASLDQLANRLEVPVRELRSVLIRARDTGPDFAEGSPEGRVGQWIKALGLPSLATLVRSSRLLELTPDERQAMREGLSQQAALALLDLEDHPKRGELLRQALAEGWSAQQLRERIVQLQGKEISGVQQLARDVRQQLKPRQLARLPIRKQQRVERLLEELHKILNESS
- a CDS encoding replication initiator protein A; amino-acid sequence: MDRFDEANSARLGLICVQERIPDDYTRWDIEFMVDERPARLTCISPGEYGGVPHGLDGDFATILNVMYLEQGAPESGIVHTTAYQLLQRAGFPDSGQYYQSLQESLDRLKAATYTASESWRDHKRQRWTTVKFNIIERITAETQDGLGFGSGTTLKIQLARPVVESIREKYLKPLDMSFVLSLKRSLTRSLYRVLDAHRYQPGAEMQAAAEFRINLQQWARECKLRETVPARIKRNLESAHKELLERGYLSSVDYEGARGETVIIYRFGDLPTSTPAPEPVIEVVPDAPVTDALRRYGVAPTVARKLVSEYGEALVTQKLEKFEAMIKSGYQARKKSALLVDVIRDISGKYADPEGYQAEPKRAEASLQAASIAKRIEAEEAQLNRQLEKEFLGLDKSEQAARALNQVRMFIGREVSEKSLKALLKSMHEGEVEPYEIYRTVIRAASELRLGDFAHEIREAYGD
- a CDS encoding (Fe-S)-binding protein — encoded protein: MNHEVPVFELGPQGEVMAHAVEACVHCGFCLPACPTYALLGDEMDSPRGRIVLMKEVLEGDLELADAAPHLDRCLGCQGCVTACPSGVPYGELITSFRGWSEPQRQRPVLEEARRAVVLRVLPSPQVFHAAATLGQYVKPLSPLLPAPLKPALDLLPDRLLQRTQWRPLYPAQGQKRGRVALLAGCAQQTLAPNFNEATIRVLTLNGFEVAVPAGQGCCGAAALHTGERGLALQQVRRNLQAFGGGEYMAIISNAAGCGAGLKEYPVVVRGLPEQAQAEALAAQVQDVSEFLGGLLSRGELRPTLPAARPLRVAYHDACHLAHAQGIRRAPRELLSWIDGVEVLEVPHGDLCCGSAGTYNIEQSELAGQLGRLKAGHILSVQPDLIASGNIGCHTQISTHVRRQGSGVQVLHTVEILDLAYRGEL